In Nonomuraea sp. NBC_00507, the following are encoded in one genomic region:
- a CDS encoding inorganic phosphate transporter, whose product MLLEAAVLIVVAGLFAVVSGVNDGGALLATGLKLPTVRPATGILALVVMVAVVPLVTHQVARTFVTRLASFQEPGGKIATTIAVIAALAVAAVLSAKGRPTSLTLAIVGGLTGAGLGWGLPVSPGWVALVLAFGLAAPAVGGLLAWVLIRVLVAVATARGLGGWHRAGFLLQTLAYAANDGQKMLAVFMIALGFPGAPIAYTSLVAALFALGTLYGLPKAGRTLSREIIVFRPTHGVAAELAAGVAVIGCAAVGMPVSMTQAVAGGLVGAGIAQGGGRVRWYAAVKIGTAWMLTLPASALLGGVGAFVVKGMTQA is encoded by the coding sequence ATGCTTTTGGAAGCCGCCGTTCTGATCGTGGTCGCGGGCTTGTTCGCGGTGGTGTCCGGGGTCAACGACGGGGGCGCCCTTCTCGCCACCGGGCTCAAGCTGCCCACGGTGCGCCCTGCCACCGGCATCCTCGCCCTGGTGGTGATGGTGGCGGTCGTGCCGCTGGTCACGCACCAGGTGGCGCGGACATTCGTGACCAGGCTGGCGAGCTTCCAGGAGCCCGGCGGCAAGATCGCGACGACGATCGCGGTGATCGCGGCCCTGGCCGTGGCGGCGGTGCTCAGCGCGAAGGGCCGCCCGACCAGCCTCACCCTGGCCATCGTGGGCGGCCTCACCGGGGCCGGGCTCGGCTGGGGGCTGCCGGTCTCGCCGGGGTGGGTGGCGCTGGTGCTGGCGTTCGGCCTGGCGGCGCCCGCCGTCGGCGGGCTGCTGGCCTGGGTGCTCATCCGGGTGCTGGTGGCGGTGGCCACGGCGCGGGGGCTGGGGGGCTGGCATCGGGCGGGGTTCCTGCTCCAGACCCTCGCGTACGCGGCCAACGACGGCCAGAAGATGCTCGCCGTGTTCATGATCGCACTGGGCTTCCCGGGCGCGCCGATCGCGTACACGTCGCTGGTGGCCGCCCTGTTCGCGCTCGGCACCCTGTACGGGCTGCCCAAGGCCGGACGCACGCTCAGCCGCGAGATCATCGTTTTCCGGCCCACGCACGGGGTCGCCGCGGAGCTGGCGGCAGGCGTGGCGGTGATCGGCTGCGCGGCCGTCGGCATGCCGGTGAGCATGACACAGGCGGTCGCCGGAGGACTCGTCGGCGCGGGCATCGCCCAGGGCGGCGGACGGGTCCGCTGGTACGCCGCCGTCAAGATCGGTACGGCCTGGATGCTGACCCTCCCGGCGAGCGCGCTGCTGGGCGGGGTGGGGGCTTTCGTGGTGAAGGGGATGACGCAGGCGTGA